The following proteins come from a genomic window of Gimesia chilikensis:
- a CDS encoding DUF1080 domain-containing protein, which translates to MKVQLTLTAFCLALLMNITTYAEDKGFKPLFDGKTLDGWVQKGGTAKYEVVDGTIVGTSVPKTPNSFLCTDRNYGDFELEVDFKVDPLLNSGIQIRSNVHDDDRTIVYKGEDGKEKKKKIPAGRVHGYQVEIDPSDRAWSGGIYDEARRGWLNNLADNKAAQKAFKQNEWNHYRIVCKGDSIKTWINGVPAADLKDGLTSEGFIALQVHGVGNHPEKVGKQVSWKNIKIKELK; encoded by the coding sequence ATGAAAGTTCAACTGACACTCACAGCGTTTTGCCTCGCACTCCTGATGAATATCACAACCTATGCTGAAGACAAGGGCTTCAAACCACTGTTTGATGGTAAAACTCTTGACGGCTGGGTCCAAAAAGGTGGGACGGCCAAATATGAAGTCGTCGATGGCACGATCGTCGGCACTTCGGTCCCTAAAACCCCCAATAGTTTTCTGTGTACCGATAGAAATTATGGTGACTTTGAACTCGAAGTCGATTTCAAAGTGGATCCGCTGCTGAACTCGGGAATCCAGATTCGCAGCAATGTCCATGACGATGACAGAACTATCGTCTACAAAGGTGAAGACGGCAAAGAGAAGAAGAAAAAAATTCCCGCCGGTCGTGTACACGGCTATCAGGTAGAAATCGATCCCTCCGATCGCGCCTGGTCAGGCGGAATTTATGACGAAGCACGTCGTGGCTGGTTAAATAACCTGGCTGATAACAAGGCAGCACAGAAAGCCTTCAAGCAGAATGAATGGAATCACTACCGCATCGTCTGCAAAGGAGATTCTATCAAAACCTGGATCAACGGCGTCCCTGCTGCAGATCTCAAAGATGGTCTCACTTCTGAAGGCTTTATCGCCCTGCAGGTACATGGTGTTGGTAACCATCCTGAAAAAGTCGGCAAGCAAGTCAGTTGGAAAAACATCAAAATCAAAGAACTGAAATAG